A single region of the Streptomyces sp. ITFR-16 genome encodes:
- a CDS encoding ABC transporter ATP-binding protein: MLTLESATVRFGERAALDRVDLEVADHEIVCVLGPSGSGKSTLLRVVAGLQEADGGRVLLDGADQAGVPVHRRGLGLMFQDHQLFPHRDVGANVAFGLRMHGVNRAEQDRRVAELLDLVGLPGAGRRAVAALSGGEQQRVALARALAPSPRLLMLDEPLGQLDRSLRERLVVELRTLFGRLGTTVLAVTHDQGEAFALADRVVVMRDGRIAQVGTPLEVWQRPASAFVARFLGFDNVVEATVTGEAADTDWGKVPVPAGSAQGACDLLVRPAGVRIGSPQDGLRCTVGARTFRGTHVAVKLHPEHGPVLDAECSLRGTPDEGARVGVTFDPAESVVLPALF; this comes from the coding sequence ATGCTGACACTCGAATCGGCCACCGTCCGCTTCGGCGAGCGGGCGGCGCTGGACCGGGTGGACCTGGAGGTCGCCGACCACGAGATCGTCTGTGTCCTCGGGCCGAGCGGCAGCGGGAAGTCCACCCTGCTGCGGGTGGTGGCCGGACTCCAGGAGGCGGACGGCGGCCGGGTGCTGCTCGACGGCGCGGACCAGGCCGGGGTGCCCGTGCACCGGCGCGGGCTCGGCCTGATGTTCCAGGACCACCAGCTCTTCCCGCACCGGGACGTCGGCGCCAACGTCGCCTTCGGGCTGCGGATGCACGGCGTGAACCGCGCCGAGCAGGACCGCAGGGTCGCCGAACTCCTCGATCTGGTGGGCCTGCCCGGCGCCGGACGGCGTGCCGTCGCCGCGCTCTCCGGCGGGGAGCAGCAGCGCGTCGCCCTCGCCCGCGCGCTCGCCCCGAGCCCCCGGCTGCTGATGCTGGACGAACCGCTCGGCCAGCTCGACCGCAGCCTGCGCGAACGGCTCGTCGTCGAACTGCGCACGCTCTTCGGCCGGCTGGGCACGACCGTGCTCGCCGTCACCCACGACCAGGGCGAGGCCTTCGCACTGGCCGACCGGGTCGTCGTGATGCGCGACGGACGCATCGCCCAGGTGGGCACCCCGCTGGAGGTCTGGCAGCGCCCCGCCTCCGCCTTCGTCGCCCGCTTCCTGGGCTTCGACAACGTGGTGGAGGCGACCGTCACCGGGGAGGCGGCGGACACGGACTGGGGCAAGGTGCCGGTCCCGGCCGGTTCCGCGCAGGGGGCGTGCGATCTGCTGGTACGCCCGGCAGGGGTACGGATCGGTTCCCCGCAGGACGGGCTGCGCTGCACCGTGGGCGCGCGCACCTTCCGGGGCACCCATGTCGCCGTGAAGCTGCACCCCGAGCACGGGCCGGTCCTGGACGCCGAGTGCTCGCTGCGCGGCACGCCCGACGAGGGAGCGAGGGTCGGGGTCACCTTCGACCCGGCGGAGAGCGTCGTCCTGCCCGCCCTCTTCTGA
- a CDS encoding iron ABC transporter permease, whose product MAVPVAFFALFFAYPVAAIVGRGLKADGVWQFGRFGEVLARPDIRDVLWFTLWQALASTALTLLIALPGAYVFARFDFPGKQLLRAVVTVPFVLPTVVVGTAFLALLGRGGFLDELWGVRLDTTVWAILLAHVFFNYAVVVRTVGGLWSQLDPRQEEAARVLGAGRFAAWRRVTLPALGPAVAAAALMVFLFTFTSFGVVQILGGPGYSTLEVEIYRQTAQLLALPTAAVLTLVQFLAVGAVLAVHAWTVRRRESALKLVDPAQTARRPRGPGQWALLAGVLLTVLVLILLPLAVLVERSLDVSGGHGLAYYRALASADANSGTFLVAPIEAIGNSLRYALVATLIALVVGGLAAAALTRRAGRLVRGFDALLMLPLGVSAVTVGFGFLITLDKPPLDLRTSWILVPLAQALVGVPFVVRTMLPVLRAVDGRLREAAAVLGASPLRAWREVDLPLVRRALLVAAGFAFAVSLGEFGATVFIARPDNPTLPVAVARLLGRSGELNYGQAMALSTILMLVCAVSLLLLERIRTDRSGEF is encoded by the coding sequence ATGGCCGTGCCCGTCGCGTTCTTCGCGCTGTTCTTCGCCTATCCCGTCGCCGCGATCGTCGGACGCGGCCTCAAGGCGGACGGGGTCTGGCAGTTCGGCCGGTTCGGCGAGGTGCTGGCCCGGCCGGACATCCGCGACGTCCTCTGGTTCACTCTCTGGCAGGCGCTCGCCTCGACCGCGCTGACCCTCCTGATCGCCCTGCCGGGCGCGTATGTCTTCGCCCGGTTCGACTTCCCCGGCAAACAGCTGCTGCGGGCCGTCGTCACGGTGCCGTTCGTGCTGCCGACCGTCGTCGTCGGCACGGCCTTCCTCGCCCTGCTGGGGCGCGGCGGCTTCCTCGACGAGCTGTGGGGCGTCCGGCTGGACACCACGGTGTGGGCGATCCTGCTCGCCCATGTGTTCTTCAACTACGCGGTCGTCGTCCGCACCGTCGGCGGGCTCTGGTCGCAGCTCGACCCGCGCCAGGAGGAGGCCGCGCGGGTCCTGGGGGCCGGACGGTTCGCCGCCTGGCGGCGCGTCACCCTGCCCGCGCTCGGCCCGGCCGTGGCCGCCGCCGCGCTGATGGTCTTCCTGTTCACCTTCACCTCCTTCGGCGTCGTTCAGATCCTCGGTGGCCCCGGCTACTCCACGCTTGAGGTGGAGATCTACCGGCAGACCGCCCAGCTGCTCGCCCTGCCCACGGCCGCCGTGCTGACGCTCGTGCAGTTCCTCGCGGTCGGCGCCGTCCTCGCCGTGCATGCGTGGACCGTGCGGCGCAGGGAGAGCGCGCTGAAACTGGTCGACCCGGCGCAGACGGCCCGCAGACCGCGCGGTCCGGGCCAGTGGGCGCTGCTCGCCGGTGTCCTGCTGACCGTGCTGGTCCTGATCCTGCTGCCGCTCGCCGTCCTGGTGGAACGCTCGCTCGACGTCTCCGGCGGCCATGGCCTCGCGTACTACCGCGCGCTGGCGTCGGCGGACGCGAACAGCGGTACGTTCCTGGTCGCGCCCATCGAAGCCATCGGGAACTCGCTGCGCTACGCCCTGGTCGCGACCCTCATCGCGCTGGTCGTCGGGGGACTGGCAGCCGCCGCCCTGACCCGGCGGGCGGGACGGCTCGTCCGGGGCTTCGACGCGCTCTTGATGCTGCCGCTCGGGGTCTCCGCCGTCACCGTCGGCTTCGGCTTCCTGATCACCCTGGACAAGCCCCCGCTCGACCTGCGGACCTCCTGGATCCTGGTGCCGCTCGCCCAGGCCCTGGTCGGGGTGCCCTTCGTCGTACGGACCATGCTGCCGGTCCTCAGGGCGGTGGACGGGCGGCTGCGCGAGGCGGCGGCGGTGCTCGGCGCCTCACCGCTGCGGGCCTGGCGCGAGGTGGACCTGCCACTGGTGCGCCGGGCGCTGCTGGTCGCCGCCGGGTTCGCGTTCGCCGTGTCGCTCGGGGAGTTCGGGGCCACCGTCTTCATCGCGCGGCCCGACAACCCGACGCTTCCGGTGGCCGTCGCCCGGCTGCTGGGGCGGTCCGGGGAGCTCAACTACGGCCAGGCGATGGCCCTCAGCACCATTCTGATGCTGGTGTGCGCGGTGTCGCTGCTGCTGCTCGAACGTATCCGCACGGACCGATCCGGGGAGTTCTAG
- a CDS encoding thiamine ABC transporter substrate-binding protein, whose translation MSTTQKIAVTALAAALGATALAGCGSSDDKASGTGGTNGTGSKTVTLVSHDSFNASKGVLKEFTRETGYTVKVLKSGDAGAALNQEILTKGSPRGDVFFGVDNTLLSRALDNGLFTPYEAKGIDRVAADVQLDADKHRVTPVDTGDICVNYDKKYFADKKLAPPRTFADLAKPAYKDLLVTENAATSSPGLGFLLGTVATFGEDGYQGYWKKLKDNGVKVVDGWEQAYNEEFSGSAGGRKAKADRPLVVSYASSPPVEVLYADPQPKTAPTGVATGTCFRQIEFAGLLDGARNEAGGKALLDFLISKKFQEDMPLNMFVSPVAKDAKVPALFTKFGATAEKPATVAPDTIAKNREQWVQSWSSLVVK comes from the coding sequence ATGAGCACCACCCAGAAGATCGCGGTGACGGCCCTCGCCGCCGCGCTCGGCGCGACCGCGCTGGCCGGCTGCGGAAGCTCCGACGACAAGGCCTCCGGTACCGGCGGCACCAACGGCACCGGCTCCAAGACCGTCACGCTCGTCAGCCACGACTCCTTCAACGCCTCCAAGGGCGTGCTGAAGGAGTTCACCCGCGAGACCGGCTACACCGTCAAGGTGCTGAAGAGCGGTGACGCCGGCGCCGCCCTCAACCAGGAGATCCTGACCAAGGGCTCGCCGCGCGGCGACGTGTTCTTCGGCGTCGACAACACCCTGCTCTCCCGCGCCCTCGACAACGGCCTGTTCACGCCGTACGAGGCCAAGGGCATCGACAGGGTCGCGGCCGACGTCCAGCTGGACGCGGACAAGCACCGGGTCACCCCGGTCGACACCGGCGACATCTGCGTCAACTACGACAAGAAGTACTTCGCCGACAAGAAGCTCGCGCCGCCGCGGACCTTCGCCGACCTGGCGAAGCCCGCGTACAAGGACCTGCTGGTCACCGAGAACGCCGCGACCTCCTCGCCCGGCCTCGGCTTCCTCCTCGGCACGGTCGCCACGTTCGGCGAGGACGGCTACCAGGGCTACTGGAAGAAGCTCAAGGACAACGGCGTCAAGGTCGTCGACGGCTGGGAGCAGGCGTACAACGAGGAGTTCTCCGGCTCCGCCGGAGGCAGGAAGGCCAAGGCCGACCGGCCGCTCGTCGTCAGCTACGCCTCCAGCCCGCCCGTCGAGGTGCTGTACGCGGATCCGCAGCCGAAGACCGCCCCGACCGGCGTCGCCACCGGCACGTGCTTCCGCCAGATCGAGTTCGCCGGGCTGCTGGACGGCGCGAGGAACGAGGCGGGCGGCAAGGCCCTGCTGGACTTCCTGATCAGCAAGAAGTTCCAGGAGGACATGCCGCTCAACATGTTCGTCAGCCCGGTCGCGAAGGATGCGAAGGTGCCCGCGCTCTTCACGAAGTTCGGTGCCACCGCCGAGAAGCCGGCGACCGTCGCCCCGGACACCATCGCCAAGAACCGTGAGCAGTGGGTCCAGTCATGGTCCTCGCTCGTAGTGAAGTAG
- the rlmN gene encoding 23S rRNA (adenine(2503)-C(2))-methyltransferase RlmN, translating into MPKPGELTFVAPRGAKKPPRHLADLTPAERREAVAAIGEKPFRAQQLSQHYFARYAHDPAEWTNIPAGSRDKLAEAMFPDLMSVVRHISCDDDTTRKTLWKLHDGTLVESVLMRYPERVTMCISSQAGCGMNCPFCATGQAGLDRNLSTAEIVHQIVDGMRALRDGEVPGGPARLSNIVFMGMGEPLANYNRVVGAIRRLTDPEPDGLGLSQRGITVSTVGLVPAMLRFADEGFKCRLAVSLHAPDDELRDTLVPVNTRWNVNEVLDAAWEYAEKSGRRISIEYALIRDINDQAWRGDRLGRLLKGKRVHVNLIPLNPTPGSKWTASRPEDEKAFVEAIAAHGVPVTVRDTRGQEIDGACGQLAASER; encoded by the coding sequence ATGCCTAAGCCCGGAGAACTCACTTTCGTCGCGCCCCGCGGAGCCAAGAAGCCGCCGCGGCATCTCGCCGACCTCACGCCCGCCGAGCGCAGGGAGGCCGTCGCCGCGATCGGCGAGAAGCCCTTCCGCGCCCAGCAGCTCTCGCAGCACTACTTCGCGCGGTACGCGCACGACCCGGCGGAGTGGACCAACATCCCGGCCGGATCGCGGGACAAGCTCGCCGAGGCGATGTTCCCCGACCTGATGTCGGTGGTCCGGCACATCAGCTGCGACGACGACACCACCCGCAAGACGCTGTGGAAGCTGCACGACGGGACGCTGGTCGAGTCCGTCCTGATGCGCTATCCCGAGCGCGTCACGATGTGCATCTCCTCGCAGGCCGGCTGCGGGATGAACTGCCCGTTCTGCGCCACCGGACAGGCCGGTCTCGACCGCAACCTGTCCACCGCCGAGATCGTCCACCAGATCGTGGACGGCATGCGGGCGCTGCGCGACGGCGAGGTCCCGGGCGGTCCGGCCCGGCTCTCCAACATCGTCTTCATGGGCATGGGCGAGCCGCTGGCCAACTACAACCGCGTGGTCGGCGCGATCCGCCGGCTGACCGACCCCGAGCCCGACGGCCTGGGGCTCTCGCAGCGCGGGATCACCGTCTCCACCGTCGGCCTCGTCCCCGCGATGCTCCGGTTCGCCGACGAGGGCTTCAAGTGCCGTCTCGCCGTCTCGCTGCACGCCCCGGACGACGAGCTGCGCGACACCCTCGTCCCGGTCAACACCCGGTGGAACGTCAACGAGGTCCTGGACGCCGCGTGGGAGTACGCGGAGAAGTCCGGCCGCCGCATCTCCATCGAGTACGCCCTGATCCGCGACATCAACGACCAGGCGTGGCGGGGCGACCGGCTCGGCCGCCTCCTCAAGGGCAAGCGCGTCCACGTCAACCTGATCCCGCTGAACCCGACCCCGGGCTCGAAGTGGACCGCCTCCCGGCCCGAGGACGAGAAGGCGTTCGTCGAGGCCATCGCCGCCCACGGCGTGCCCGTCACCGTCCGGGACACCCGCGGCCAGGAGATCGACGGGGCCTGCGGACAGCTGGCGGCATCCGAGCGCTGA